A single genomic interval of Prunus dulcis chromosome 5, ALMONDv2, whole genome shotgun sequence harbors:
- the LOC117627826 gene encoding 60S ribosomal protein L7a-2-like — protein sequence MGPKRGVKPAAAAKKKTEKVVNPLFEKRTKQFGIGGALPPKRDLHRFVKWPKVVRIQRKKRILKQRLKVPPALNQFTKTLDKNLATSLFKLLLKYRPEDKAAKKERLLKRAQAETEGKTVEAKKPIVVKYGLNHVTYLIEQNKAQLVVIAHDVDPIELVVWLPALCRKMEIPYCIVKGKSRLGAILHKKTAAALCLTTVKNEDKLEFSKILEAIKANFNDKYDEYRKKWGGGIMGSKSQARTKAKEKLLAKEAAQRLN from the exons ATG GGTCCCAAAAGAGGTGTAAAACCAGCTGCTGCAGCGAAGAAGAAAACT GAGAAGGTTGTGAACCCACTATTTGAAAAGCGTACAAAGCAGTTTGGGATCGGCGGTGCTTTGCCTCCAAAGAGAGATTTGCACCGATTTGTGAAATGGCCCAAGGTTGTCCGTAtccagaggaagaagaggatcCTTAAGCAACGTTTGAAGGTCCCACCAGCACTTAACCAGTTCACCAAGACTCTGGACAAGAACCTTG CTACAAGTCTCTTCAAGTTGCTGCTCAAGTACAGGCCTGAAGACAAAGCAGCAAAGAAGGAACGTCTGCTGAAAAGAGCTCAAGCTGAAACTGAAGGAAAAACTGTTGAGGCAAAGAAGCCAATTGTTGTGAAATATGGACTCAACCACGTAACCTACCTGATTGAGCAG AATAAGGCTCAGCTAGTTGTTATTGCTCATGATGTGGACCCCATCGAGTTGGTTGTATGGCTTCCAGCCCTGTGCAGGAAGATGGAGATCCCATACTGCATTGTGAAGGGGAAATCACGCTTGGGAGCG ATTCTCCACAAGAAAACAGCGGCTGCACTTTGCTTGACCACTGTTAAGAATGAGGATAAGTTGGAGTTCAGCAAGATTCTGGAGGCTATCAAG GCCAACTTCAACGACAAGTACGATGAGTACAGAAAGAAGTGGGGAGGTGGTATCATGGGCTCGAAATCACAGGCCAGGACCAAGGCAAAGGAGAAGCTCTTAGCAAAGGAAGCCGCACAGAGGCTGAACTAG
- the LOC117629267 gene encoding SWI/SNF complex subunit SWI3A isoform X1: MELAPHDPGSKLLRPDEPELDLYTIPSHSSWFSWDEIHETERIALKEYFDGSSISRTPKTYKEYRDFIISKYREDPSRKLTFTEVRKSLVGDVSLLHKVFNFLEKWGLINFSANLGVNGGFGIEGEERSKVKVEDGVPNGIRVAAMPNSIKPISPISAPPKAGDAGGGVVNRITLAPLASYSDVFGGLKKEEGLVCGNCGGHCETGHYKYSKGDFLICIKCFENGNYGENKLRDDFKLNEAIEKSGTNGVEWTESETLLLLESVLKHGDDWELVAQNVQTKTKFDCIAKLIDLPFGELVLGSAYRKGNPSGFSGNLISSERIHLSSSECQDTVETNGQLHKQTDDSKQNGDILDQGPPLKRQRIASLSDASSSLIKQVAAITTMVGPHITSAAAEAAVNALCEETSCSREIFNADDDSIPNGLWSPAKNCETERVHGEDSEMKERPTQSESRHAIFKKDDIPPTLQIRAAIGTALGAAAAHAKLLADQEDRQIEHLMATIIGTQMKKLHGKLKHFEDLELIRKKECAQIEEVEDILVEERMNILQRTFDSGVPRWRDHPSLKS, translated from the exons ATGGAACTTGCACCACACGACCCGGGTTCTAAACTGCTCCGACCCGACGAACCAGAGCTCGACCTCTACACCATTCCAAGCCACTCTA GCTGGTTTTCGTGGGATGAGATTCATGAAACTGAGAGAATTGCTTTGAAAGAGTACTTCGATGGAAGCTCAATTTCAAGAACGCCAAAAACATACAAGGAATACAGGGACTTTATTATTAGCAAGTACAGAGAAGACCCTTCTAGGAAACTCACATTCACTGAGGTTAGAAAGTCACTTGTGGGTGATGTTAGTTTGCTCCACAAGGTGTTTAATTTCTTGGAGAAGTGGGGTTTGATTAATTTCAGTGCAAATTTGGGTGTCAACGGTGGTTTTGGCATTGAGGGTGAGGAGAGGTCTAAGGTTAAGGTTGAGGATGGGGTCCCCAATGGGATCCGTGTGGCTGCGATGCCGAATTCAATTAAACCAATTTCACCCATTTCAGCTCCCCCTAAAGCTGGGGATGCTGGGGGTGGAGTTGTGAATAGAATTACTTTGGCTCCATTGGCATCATATTCTGATGTTTTTGGTGGTTTAAAGAAGGAGGAGGGGTTGGTTTGTGGCAATTGTGGTGGACATTGTGAAACTGGACACTACAAGTATAGCAAG GGTGATTTTCTAATTTGCATAAAATGTTTTGAAAATGGGAACTATGGGGAGAACAAATTGAGGGATGATTTCAAGTTAAATGAGGCAATTGAAAAGAGTGGTACTAACGGAGTGGAGTGGACTGAATCTGAAACTCTACTACTTTTAGAATCTGTTCTGAAGCATGGGGATGATTGGGAGCTTGTTGCTCAAAATGTTCAGACCAAGACGAAATTTGATTGTATTGCTAAGCTCATTGATCTGCCTTTTGGGGAGCTTGTGTTGGGTTCTGCCTACAGAAAAGGCAATCCTAGCGGCTTTAGTGGTAATTTGATCTCTTCCGAGCGCATTCATTTATCTTCATCTGAATGTCAAGATACTGTCGAAACCAATGGTCAGTTGCATAAGCAGACAGATGACAGCAAGCAGAATGGAGATATTTTGGATCAAGGCCCTCCTTTGAAAAGGCAGCGCATTGCTTCCCTTTCGGATGCTAGTAGTTCACTGATTAAACAG GTAGCTGCCataacaaccatggttggtcCACATATTACATCTGCTGCAGCTGAGGCTGCCGTTAATGCACTTTGTGAAGAAACCTCTTGTTCAAGGGAGATATTTAATGCTGACGATGATTCTATTCCTAATGGCTTGTGGTCTCCCGCTAAAAATTGTGAGACAGAGAG AGTTCATGGTGAGGATTCTGAAATGAAGGAAAGGCCAACTCAATCAG AGAGTCGGCATGCAATCTTTAAAAAAGACGACATACCTCCAACTTTGCAAATTAGAGCTGCCATTGGAACAGCTCTTGGAGCAGCTGCTGCTCACGCAAAATTATTGGCCGATCAGGAGGATAGACAGATTGAACATCTAATGGCAACCATAATTGGGACGCAG ATGAAGAAGTTGCACGGCAAACTCAAGCATTTTGAAGATCTGGAGCTGATCAGGAAGAAGGAATGTGCTCAAATCGAAGAAGTAGAGGATATTCTAGTTGAAGAGCGGATGAATATCTTACAGAGGACATTTGATTCTGGTGTGCCTAGATGGAGGGATCATCCTTCTTTAAAATCTTGA
- the LOC117629267 gene encoding SWI/SNF complex subunit SWI3A isoform X2: MELAPHDPGSKLLRPDEPELDLYTIPSHSSWFSWDEIHETERIALKEYFDGSSISRTPKTYKEYRDFIISKYREDPSRKLTFTEVRKSLVGDVSLLHKVFNFLEKWGLINFSANLGVNGGFGIEGEERSKVKVEDGVPNGIRVAAMPNSIKPISPISAPPKAGDAGGGVVNRITLAPLASYSDVFGGLKKEEGLVCGNCGGHCETGHYKYSKGDFLICIKCFENGNYGENKLRDDFKLNEAIEKSGTNGVEWTESETLLLLESVLKHGDDWELVAQNVQTKTKFDCIAKLIDLPFGELVLGSAYRKGNPSGFSGNLISSERIHLSSSECQDTVETNGQLHKQTDDSKQNGDILDQGPPLKRQRIASLSDASSSLIKQVAAITTMVGPHITSAAAEAAVNALCEETSCSREIFNADDDSIPNGLWSPAKN, encoded by the exons ATGGAACTTGCACCACACGACCCGGGTTCTAAACTGCTCCGACCCGACGAACCAGAGCTCGACCTCTACACCATTCCAAGCCACTCTA GCTGGTTTTCGTGGGATGAGATTCATGAAACTGAGAGAATTGCTTTGAAAGAGTACTTCGATGGAAGCTCAATTTCAAGAACGCCAAAAACATACAAGGAATACAGGGACTTTATTATTAGCAAGTACAGAGAAGACCCTTCTAGGAAACTCACATTCACTGAGGTTAGAAAGTCACTTGTGGGTGATGTTAGTTTGCTCCACAAGGTGTTTAATTTCTTGGAGAAGTGGGGTTTGATTAATTTCAGTGCAAATTTGGGTGTCAACGGTGGTTTTGGCATTGAGGGTGAGGAGAGGTCTAAGGTTAAGGTTGAGGATGGGGTCCCCAATGGGATCCGTGTGGCTGCGATGCCGAATTCAATTAAACCAATTTCACCCATTTCAGCTCCCCCTAAAGCTGGGGATGCTGGGGGTGGAGTTGTGAATAGAATTACTTTGGCTCCATTGGCATCATATTCTGATGTTTTTGGTGGTTTAAAGAAGGAGGAGGGGTTGGTTTGTGGCAATTGTGGTGGACATTGTGAAACTGGACACTACAAGTATAGCAAG GGTGATTTTCTAATTTGCATAAAATGTTTTGAAAATGGGAACTATGGGGAGAACAAATTGAGGGATGATTTCAAGTTAAATGAGGCAATTGAAAAGAGTGGTACTAACGGAGTGGAGTGGACTGAATCTGAAACTCTACTACTTTTAGAATCTGTTCTGAAGCATGGGGATGATTGGGAGCTTGTTGCTCAAAATGTTCAGACCAAGACGAAATTTGATTGTATTGCTAAGCTCATTGATCTGCCTTTTGGGGAGCTTGTGTTGGGTTCTGCCTACAGAAAAGGCAATCCTAGCGGCTTTAGTGGTAATTTGATCTCTTCCGAGCGCATTCATTTATCTTCATCTGAATGTCAAGATACTGTCGAAACCAATGGTCAGTTGCATAAGCAGACAGATGACAGCAAGCAGAATGGAGATATTTTGGATCAAGGCCCTCCTTTGAAAAGGCAGCGCATTGCTTCCCTTTCGGATGCTAGTAGTTCACTGATTAAACAG GTAGCTGCCataacaaccatggttggtcCACATATTACATCTGCTGCAGCTGAGGCTGCCGTTAATGCACTTTGTGAAGAAACCTCTTGTTCAAGGGAGATATTTAATGCTGACGATGATTCTATTCCTAATGGCTTGTGGTCTCCCGCTAAAAATT AG